The Corvus moneduloides isolate bCorMon1 chromosome 4, bCorMon1.pri, whole genome shotgun sequence genomic interval GGGCAAGGTTGTGTGTGTTTGCCTGTAGGGCCAGGCTTCTCTTACCTGCCAGTCTACTGGGATTATAGTTTATTCAGAGAAGATCTCTGGCTGGCTCCTTAGGACAGCAGGAAATAGCTATGCTTCAGCTAGTCCTTGTAATGAACAGGGAATTCAGTCTATCAGATTTAGCACTAATCCACACTAAGAGTTTAGCAACCACAGATGTCTTGATAAAGCCTCCAGACGCTGGCATGAATTGCCTTGTTGAAATTGTTTTCTCCCATCATGTTATCATCTTTGATGTAGAAACACACCTTCTCACCACTAGTGGTCCAGCAGTCAGTATTATTGTCACTAGTATGAATTACAGTTCAAGGTTACCTACAATGCTGCCCAGAAAATAACCTTAAGGAAAGGTGCGAAGTATTTGAAACATTGCCTCCCAGAAACACCTGCAAACCAGttctttattaatatatttcacTGCCAGCTTCCTGAATTGTCACTTTTCTTGTTCTGCTGTCACTAATAAGATAAAAAAGAGCCATCAGTAGTTCATTTGTCATAATGAATCGAGAAGGTTTCTGCTGGCAtagttgctgctgctgctatcaCAGCAGAAGCGAGAGCTCCAGCTTCATTTACTGAACTTGCTGTCTCACCAAAGAAGTCACTTCATGTATGGCACACTGGTACTTTTCTGAGGCTGCTTTAAACTCAGCCAGGTGCTTCTCATAACTTCTCACAGCTGTCAGAAGCTGACtcctctccacagctcccaggatgGCATGGAGGATCATTTCAAGGCCAAGCCCAATAATGGTAATGCTAACTCCCCCAAGAACAGATGCCCCAATAGCCGCAAGGAGACCGATGAGCTTGCTCACAGTGAGAGTTAAAAAGTTGGAGCCAAGAAGTTTGATAGCTACCATCGCAGCTGTTGAAGTTGCTTCTCCAAGAATAATGGAAAAAACTCTCTGGGCTATTGCAATTTTCTCCAACTCAGGCTCTTTGATATCATACAGCTTCTGGTACAGCACCGGCTCGAGCTTTTCCTTCATGTCACTATCAATCTTCTGCACCTGATGCTGAATCTCACTCATCACTTGAATGATAATCTCACAGTTTTCCTTGACTGTGCTGCTCTCTCTCATCTCGATGGGGGTAATGGTACAGCCAAGGTGCTTATTCAGCACTCCAACCAGCTCATTTGTTGCATGGAAATTTGTGGACATACAGTCAAGCAATTCCTGATGCAGATTGATCAgttcttgctttctcttggGATTATCTGGGTAAAGGAGGTCACTCAATGCCATTCTTCAGAAATAGGCTActtcaagagagaaaaaaatttcttactCTTTTCAACACCCATAACCATAGCTGTTAAGGAGCAGTGAAATATGCTTTATCTCTCCCCCACTGGTTCTTTTCATACTGAGCAGGTCAAATCCCAAGGCATAGCTTGTAAATGTAGAAATCTTAATTCTTGTTTTGGATCTTTAGCCAAATGATTGGAAAAGGACCTTGTAAGACATTGGGTAAACTCAGAGCAACAAAAGTAGCTAACGAATATGTAAGGAGCAGATTGGTAAAATGGATGTGGGTCATTGGCAACTGAAGACTGAAACTGAAACTGAACCTTGGAAACTGAAGATGGTCGAAGCTGAACTAGTTCACTAAAAAAAGGGAACAATCTCATCTAATCAGCAAAATTAAAGATGTGGTCTAAGATTAAAGGCCTGTTCTAGGCACTCTTTTGTATCAGcctaatttttccatttttactgCCATCCAGTTTTTCAGCAACCATGATGATTGGTGGAGTGGACATGGTCTGTGTCACAATAAGGGTATTTTATGCCAGCatagcttttttcttctaacaTTCAAGAGAAGATGCTATTATATAAGCATTCTGTGCTTATAGTAAGAAGCTTCCCCTTGGGAATTCATAGTGAATAGTAAAATTGTATATAAGAACCCCATCCTAACCTATGTCACCTTACACACATCTCTCACTGTATTTCCTTCCCTGATATTTAGCCCCTGTTCCCTCATGGTTTATTTGCCTCCCTAATGCTGTAATCAATTTCCCATTGTTTTTTTACTCTGCAGTCATTCCCGTGATGCTGAGCACTCCATGTAAGCGCTGTAAGGTGCATCTAGGCCTGCAGGCTGTGATGTCACATTGCCTTGGAGCAGCACACACCAGCTTGCCCAGCTTGCACAGCCTCACTCTCTCCATTCCATGTGGAGCCAATATCTGCAGGCGCTCACAAAGTGCCTAGGATTTGACTGAGCAGAATCTGGCTCTCCCTTGTCACTGTACAGACCAGAGCACAAAATTCAACTCCCCTCAAACCCTTGTGTCTAATCCTTATGGCCACCACTCTTCTCTGAGCTGCTACCAGCTTGCCAGCAAAAAGGGCATATTTAACAtacttttcttcataaaatgcATGCTGACATAGAGAGTCCAAAGAGACTGAGTTATCAGTGATCACGGAGTTACTCCTGATCACCAAGATTCTGTAATCAACACGGTGTCACTTCCCTTTAACCTATCACCAGCTGCAAAGGGAAAATGCTTTAGCATGATTTCAGCTTAAATGCAAACATCTTTGCTATGGGGGCAAACTATGAATGAGTAGAATGACTCGTTTCTTTGTTGGTACTTTTTATGTTCTCAGCCCTCTTATTGCTAATCTGGGCCACTTTTGTGCagtgctttgcatttttctaaGATAAACCTCTTCTTGCTGTTGGTGCCTAAATTTCACAGTTAGAACTACAAATAGTTACGTGTAGGGGACTAcccagatttttcttcttaaaaaggTACCTTTGTGCCATTTTGGTCCTTTGTAGTTCTTGCACTATCTGTTAGCTGCAAATCATCTGACTCTGACCCAGCTGTATTTTACTAAACACACCCTCCCCCACAAGGTCACGGTAGAAAACCAGAATGATTTCCACAATCCCGTGCCAACTTTTAATCTCAGTGTTGAAATACAAGCCAGTCTGAAAAGAGGTTGTTTTCCCCCCCAATATTTTGCACAGCACTGTGTATTTCTTTCAGCCATTTACCTTGTACCTCTGCCAAGAGAATAAACTCTTTAACACATCTTCTTCAAGCTGTAGGAAGCAAAATACACACACTGTAAAGATTTGtgattttcaggaaacaaaGCCATATTAATGCAAGCTATGATTTCGTATCAATCCTGCCTCAGGGATGTTGCTAGCCTGCTCT includes:
- the SMCO3 gene encoding single-pass membrane and coiled-coil domain-containing protein 3 isoform X2, whose protein sequence is MALSDLLYPDNPKRKQELINLHQELLDCMSTNFHATNELVGVLNKHLGCTITPIEMRESSTVKENCEIIIQVMSEIQHQVQKIDSDMKEKLEPVLYQKLYDIKEPELEKIAIAQRVFSIILGEATSTAAMVAIKLLGSNFLTLTVSKLIGLLAAIGASVLGGVSITIIGLGLEMILHAILGAVERSQLLTAVRSYEKHLAEFKAASEKYQCAIHEVTSLVRQQVQ